The Halotia branconii CENA392 region AGTTGGGACAATTCAAAAGTTCTTTATGAACAACAGGTATATCACTATAAACACCTTGAATCAGTGTTTCTGGACAATCTTGAGGATACCCTTCCTCAAAAGTCCCTCGTGTTCCTAAATAACCATTACCAAGGGTAAAAATACTTTCTTTATAATATAGTTGTGTCGGTTCAAACTCTGTCTCAATAATATTCCAGTCAGTAGCAACAATTGGTTGCTGATTGTATGGCAGTTGGTCGGTAGATACATTAAGCATCAGTAAAAACCCTAAATGTTGAAGCTATATTGAATCAAACTTGTAGGAGTTTCAAAGTAATTTACTACTTTTGAGATTTGGATATTAGGCAGATTTTGAACAGCAATTATGATGTCAGATGCAATAATTAAATTTACTTTTGCATCTCTCTAAAGTTAGGTTTAGTTTGTAACTTAAGGTAGAGATAACAAATTGTAAAATTAACGCTAAATGATACATTTACTTAAGTGAGCGTAAATGTCAATATTTTTGTTCAATTCTGTTTTGAAAATCTGGTAAAAGATAGTTACTTGATGGTGAGCCTGTTTATAGACGTTTATACGTGATAGATCACGTTTTTATCAGTTTTAATGCTTATAAACATAGTTTTAAACTATTTTTTATAATCAAGTGTAAAACTAAATACTCAGGCTCTAAATATTGACAACATAAATGAGGCGATCGCTCACAACTTTTCACTTTCGTCTCATTTTACGAGCAAAGAGCGTGCAGCTAAATTATGATGGATACCCCAAACCGTACACAAACAGATAAAGAGCATTAAACACAGCTTCAAAAAGAAACAGTGCTATACCATTGCACGACAAATTTGATGCCGATTACTTTTCTTGCTACCTCTGCTTCCCCTGTTCGCCCAAATGTATCAACTTTAAAGTAAAACGGTATTAGATAGGGGAGTTAGAATGTTGGCGCTGGTTACGAATAATCAACTTATTGATAAGTAGAGACAACTGTGGACTCAGGCGATATATCCACCAAAATAGATGCACATATCTGGGAAAGGCTACAATTAGCTGTCCACTTTCTACCCCACGTAGTATATTTTTGACCGCAGTCGGTACATCAATAAACTTTAAAGGAATACGAGTCTTAATCTGTTCGGCATTAACACTTTTGCCGTATGCACCACTTTTGAAAAGATTGGTATCAATATAGCCAGGACATACGAGTGTCATTTTAATACCAAGGTTTTTTGCTTCGGATGCTACAGATTGGGTCAGACCAGCCAAAGCATGTTTAGTTGCCACATAAGGCGCACACAAAGGGCCAGGCATCAAGCCATACATAGAAGCGATATTTACAATATGACCACTACCCTGGGACATCATCTGTTTATAGGCTGTGTACATGACATACACAACACCTAGTAGATTAACGTCTACGACACGTTGCCAAGTAACTAAATCTAGTTCTTGAAATTCTCCACCCACTGCAATGCCAGCGTTATTAAATACATAGTCGATACGCCCGTAGCTCTTTATAACGGTACTGATAACCTCTGCAACAGACTCTGGGTTTGTCACATCTAAACTGACAGCTTCTACATTTCCCCCTGTTTGCTGCAAACGCTTTGCTAGTAGGTGTGCAGCTTCTTTATTAATGTCAGTAATTACAACTCTAGCACCGCGCCGCGAAAGCTCTTCACACAAACCTTCCCCCAAGCCAGAGGCACCACCCGTTACCAAGGTCACTTTGCCAGAAAAAATATTCATTTACGACCTTCCAACAGTGGAGGACTTCAAAAGTCTAGCTATGAAATATATAAAGTGTCAACTATAATTTGAGTTTTTTATTAATTTGCTACTTAAACAAAATAAAAGTTACAAAAACAACATTAAGATTATTTGTATAACTCACTATTAACATTTTAAATCAGCATATTGACCTATTGGAAGGGAAAAAAGATGTTTTTACTGATAATTTTTCATTAGTATGACTAATTAAAATAGAGGTTGATATCTATACATAATTTTATCAAATATCAAATATTTGGTGAATTTTACTGCGTGTTTCAATCTATTTTTTCATTCAAAACTGTGATTTTTACTAAGCTAATTTACTAAGTATTACCAGTTCTATAGGACTCATATTTGATTTGGAGAAAAAACTCAGTACACCCCTAAATCCCTTTTTTCCTGTTCCCAGCGAACGTAATGACATAAAATTGTAATCCCTGCGTCAGTCCTGCTATAGTGAAAACCCCCGGCGTGTAGGTTTAAAAGTAGCTACCTTGACTTGAAAATTTACCTTGTCACTCATTTGGCCGCTTCTAGCCTCCAAAGTCCAGTTACCGGGACGCAAATGCCAAAATAAAGAATTAGCTGATTGAGTCGCTAACTTTTCATTATTCAGCCACCACTCTACAGGCCCAGATTTAGTTCCTGCTAGCTTCAACTCTAATTTTTGCTGTCCCTCTTCACCGGGATATAACAAAAATAAGTCGCCATTATGCGGAGATACAATTCTCAGATTACTAAAAACCAAATTTGATTGTGGTTGTTTGGCTAACCAATCGTTATACTCTGATGGCAAATTGAAATCGTGCTGATTTGCGTAAGCAACTTTATCTTCAGGGTAAAAATATTCTTGTACTACTGATGTACATTCTGGCGTTGGTTGTAATCCCGAACTTGCACAGATTGGTAATTGTATCAAATTCTCTGGAGGCACAAAAGCTGCGGGTTCTTGATGTTCATGCAGGTGTAGCATAATCCGATTCCATAACGGTGCTGCACCTGTAACTCCCGAAACTTGTCGCATTGGTTCGCCATTAAAATTACCTACCCAAGTGGCTACTGTGTAATCGGTAGTAAAGCCGACAGTCCAAGTATCACGAAAATTAGAAGAAGTGCCAGTTTTGACAGCAGCAGGGAAGGGTAAATTTAGCACTGAGTCTACACCAAAAGCTGTAGCACGGGCATGACTGTCACTGAGCATATCAGTGATTAATTGCCATGTTGTGCGGTTGGGAAACCAAGAACCACAGATAGATTTATCGGCGTTTGTCGGCGTATGTGGGTGCTGGCAATTTTCTTTTGAAGAATCGCTAAAAGTAGTTAGCAATGGCGTAGCTTCTCCTTGTCGCGCCATTGTCACGTAAGCACTAGCCAATTCCCATAAACTAACTTCACCACTACCGAGAGTCAACCCCAAACCATAATATTCTGGAGTTTGATTGAGGTGGGTAAATCCTAACTGATGTAAACGTTCTAAGAAAGTCTGCACACCGACTTTTTCTAATACTCGCACTGCTGGCACATTTAAAGAATTTGCCAAAGCCACACGCACCCGCACAGGACCTAAAAAAGTTTCGGTGTAGTCTGTAGGGCTATAAAGTTTTGCCCCAGGAATAGCGTAGTGAGCAGGAACATCTGCCAAAATGGTATTTGGGCGAATTACACCTTTTTCTAAAGCTAATTCATAGACGAAAGGTTTTAAAGTAGATCCTGGTTGACGTAGGGCTTGGACTCCATCATTGCGTCCTAGTTTTGCTTCATTAAAATAATCAGGCGAACCGACATAAGCCAAAACTTCGCCTGTGTGGTTGTCAATTACTAAAGCTGCTGCATCGTGGACGTTGTTAGTATTGAGAGAAGCGATTACCTGTTGTACTTGGGTTTCAACAAACTGCTGCAAAGAACGATTGATAGTAGTACGAATTAAAGATTGTTCTTTGGTGGGGGTAATCTGATTCGCTAACCAAAATAAAAAGTGTGGTGCAGCAATAATTCCCTTTTGGCGTGACTGAAACACGACTTTTTCTGTGGATATTCGCTCTGCGATCGCCTCAGTTACATACCCATCCATTACCATCTGATTAAGGACGTATTGCTGGCGTTGTTTCAACCTTTCCCAATGTTCATAAGGATTAAAATACGTAGGATTATTGGGAATAGCCGCCAAAAGACTAGCTTGGGCAAGATTTAAATCACTAGCTGGGATAGAAAAATAAGTCCGGGCTGCGGCTTCTACACCATAGATATTTCCTCCCATTGGCAAGCGATTAATATAAGCTGCTAAAATTTCATCTTTATTCATCCCGGCTGTTAACCGCCAAGATAACCAAATTTCTTGAACTTTGCCTAAAAGATTGCGGGGAACTTGATCTAACATCCGCGCCAATTGCATAGTAATAGTAGAAGCACCGGAGACAATTCTTTTGGCGTGGATGGCTTCTTTGATGGCGCGAAAAATTGCTTTGATATCCAACGCACCATGCTGATAAAAGCTACCATCTTCGGCGGCTAAAATAGCCTGAATAAACTGGGGAGAAACTTGATTTAGTGGTACTACTGCTGTATGCTCTTGGTCACGGGTGAGTAATGTGCCTAATGGTAAACCATTGCGATCGCTAAACTGCATTGCCAGCTGATTTTGAACAATATCTGCGGTACGAATTGGTGCAAAATAAGGCAGTAAGCGCACGACGAGACATATTAACAGCAAACTTAAAATAACTTTACTAGTTTTAAAATTTAGCTTAGTTTTGAGCAGCGATCGCAAATTTATTTTCATTAGCTAATTCACCTATATTTTTATACGAAAAGAGATATTATATATAGTTCAATACAGTTCGGTTAAAGACAATTGTAGCGACTGTCTTAAAAGTCAAGCGATCGCCCACAAAAAACTAGACTGGTATAACTGATACGAAAATCTAGAGAAAGGCTCAGATCCCTGACTTCTTTGAGAAGTCGGGGATCTTATGTACTGCTATTTATATATTTTTGTAAATAGTTGCCTGATTCTGCCAGCTTCTAATTGAATAAGTTAATTGCACTCAAATAAAAACGAATAAATACTGCATAAATGTTGGATAAATTAGATATAAGCCCTATATCTACTTAGTTTATTGAAGTCGATTTATGATATAGCAATCAGATTTGATTAATGAACATATTTGCGTAGGGAGGAAACTCTTAACAGGGAACGGGGAACACTTCGGCTACGCTCAGTGCATCGCAGGAAAAAAGGATTTAGGGGTGTGGTGTACTGAGTTTTTTCATAAATTAAATATGAGTTCTATAATAAAATATATAATCATTAAAATTTCAATATTTATTCATAGATAATGCATCAACTTAAAAGTCAAGTTTCTTCAATTTTCAGTAAAAGCATCAGTTAATATTTTGGAACCTTATGTTAATTTTTAACCATAATAGTTATGTATATTAATACATTTGCCTAATGAAAAAAGTACAAAAAAATGATCCCATTTTTGAGCAACTTTTTGCTCAAATTTCTCCAGAGATAAAAGATACTTTTACAGGAGACCAAATAAAGTCTATCAAAATGGCTTTTGGCTCTAATAATATAACTAGCCATCCTGTAGAGTTACGAGTTTCAGTTCCAACTTCAGAACTGCGGTTTTATTTAGTTTTCTTGGCGGGTTTAGAACGTCGATCTCTACAACGCTTGCGCGATGAAAAAAGTCTACATCCTTTGTGGACTCCAAGTAATATAATTTTCCTCATAGGATTTTTAATTGTTCTATTGGCTTCTAGCTATGCTACTTTCTTTTTTATATTGTCCTCAGTGACTTCTACATTTACACCTACCTCACCCTATCCTACATCGATTCCTTGGATCGATAATCAATCTGAATGCCGACACACTAACAGAACTTGGCGCGATGGCAAATGTTGGGATAGTGAACACAGTCCTATGTTTTGAATTTTACTTTTACTGGTAGCAAACGCAATATGTCTCAAAAGTCTTTAAACAACAATGATTTGAGAAATGATCCTTTCATTAAACAGTTTTTTGCTCGTATTCCTTCTCAAACAGCAGCTACTTTTACCGATATCCAATTAGCAGAGTTGAAATCAGTTTTTAGAGATCGTTTCGGTAAACGCCACCCTATAGATATTAGAGTTTCTATTCCATTTTTGAAACGGCGTTTTTATATAGTTTTAATTATAGGAAAAGAAAAGCGATCGCCTAAATAATGACGGGAGCATCCCACTTTTTTGAACGTCATTGCGAACGTAACGAAGTGGAGTGAAGCAATCGCAAAATCTCTGACTACAAACAAGTCAATGCGATTGCTTCGTCGTTCCTCCTCGCAATGACACTTATTCTATTGTTGTCAAATAAAAACTGGGATGCACCCAATAATGACCATCTGCAAAATTGACAAATTTAATGGATAAAACTTAATTTTTTTAAATGTGCATCTACTAAAATTTAAACTACAACAAATTTCATTTAAATGAGGTACATTTCCCTAGCCTTTAGTCCCTAATCTCTAGCCCCTTTCTTCTTAAAAGGTGTACTACACCCAACCGAGAAATGCTGTATCTAAATAATGTCAATTGATAAATCTTATGGAATACAACTTTAAAGACCTGACTGAACTTTACAAAAATGCCCTTTTCAACGACGTACTACCATTTTGGGAAAAACACTCCCTTGATTGGCAACAAGGCGGTTATTTCACTTGTTTAGACCGTCAGGGTAAAGTTTATGACACAGACAAATTTATCTGGTTACAAAACCGCCAAGTGTGGACTTTTTCCATGCTGTGCAACCAGCTAGAAAAACGTGAAAATTGGCTATCCATTGCTAGAAATGGTGCTAATTTCCTCGCACAACATGGTCGAGATAGTGATGGTAACTGGTACTTTGCCTTGACCCGTGAAGGTAGACCCTTAGTTCAGCCTTACAATATCTTTTCGGACTGCTTTGCAGCGATGGCATTTAGCCAATACGCCCTAGCTTCTGGCGAAGATTGGGCTAAGGATGTGGCCATGCAAGCTTACAATAATGTTTTACGCCGCCAGGATAACCCGAAAGGTAAATATAATAAGACTTATCCTGGCACACGCCCTATGAAGTCGTTAGCTGTGCCAATGATTTTAGCTAACTTGACTTTGGAAATGGAATGGTTGCTATCGACTGAAACCCTAGAGAATGTCTTGGCTGCGACTGTTCAAGAAGTGATGAACGATTTTCTTGACCAAGAACAGGGATTAATGTACGAAAACGTTGCCCCTGATGGTTTCCACATTGATTGTTTTGAAGGAAGGTTAATTAACCCCGGTCATGGCATCGAAGCTATGTGGTTTATTATGGACATTGCCCACCGTAAAAACGACACCAAAACTATTAACCAAGCCGTTGATGTGGTACTAAACATCCTTAATTTTGCTTGGGATAATGAATACGGTGGGCTATATTACTTTATGGATGCAGACGGTCATCCTCCCCAACAACTAGAATGGGATCAAAAGCTGTGGTGGGTTCACCTAGAGTCTTTGGTGGCATTGGCAATGGCTTATCACCTGACCGGACGTGAAGCGTGTTGGGAATGGTATCAAAAGATGCATGATTACGCTTGGTCACACTTTGCGGATAGCGAGTCTGGTGAATGGTTTGGCTATCTTAATCGCCGTGGAGAAGTGTTATTAAATCTCAAAGGCGGTAAATGGAAGGGCTGCTTCCACGTACCCCGTGCGCTTTATCTTTGTTGGCAGCAGTTTGTAATGTTGAGTGCAAAGACGGTTTAATTTCTGCTAAAAAGCTCAGGTAGGGTATCTTATCCAAACCGTGTTGATATAGCTTTTGACTTCTAATTCAGGCAAAGGGGTAAGATACTTCCTTATAATTAAGCTTTTATAAGTTAATCTTCTAAGATGTCTCATCAGGTATTTGCTGATTTCCTCAGCTTTGATCACCTTATGTTCATAATCAGCTTTATCAAAAAACTGTTAAAAAATCTCAAAGTTTTAGTAAATATACACACTGCAATTACCACCCTTGTATTTTTAGATAAACGTAGTTTTTTAGATAATTGATCAAGTATCGGGGAGTCTAGTATATGAAAGTACTGGTACTGAGTTGGGAATTTCCGCCGAGGATAGTTGGGGGAATTGCGCGTCACGTTGCGGAATTGTACCCAGAACTAGTAAAACTAGGGCATGAAATTCACTTAATTACAGCGGAGTTTGGTCAGGCATCGATGTATGAAGTGGTTGAAGGAATACATATACATCGAGTCCCAGTGGAAATTAGTCACGACTTCTTTCACTGGATAGTGAATCTTAACCAAAGCATGGGACATCATGGTGGTAAATTAATTTTGGAAGAAGGGCCGTTTGATTTAATCCATGCTCATGATTGGTTAGTGGGAGATGCTGCGATCGCTCTCAAGCATAATTTTAAAATACCTCTTATTGCCACTATTCACGCTACCGAATATGGACGCTATAACGGTATTAACACTGATATACAACACTATATTAGTAGCAAAGAAAACGCACT contains the following coding sequences:
- a CDS encoding SDR family NAD(P)-dependent oxidoreductase; translation: MNIFSGKVTLVTGGASGLGEGLCEELSRRGARVVITDINKEAAHLLAKRLQQTGGNVEAVSLDVTNPESVAEVISTVIKSYGRIDYVFNNAGIAVGGEFQELDLVTWQRVVDVNLLGVVYVMYTAYKQMMSQGSGHIVNIASMYGLMPGPLCAPYVATKHALAGLTQSVASEAKNLGIKMTLVCPGYIDTNLFKSGAYGKSVNAEQIKTRIPLKFIDVPTAVKNILRGVESGQLIVAFPRYVHLFWWIYRLSPQLSLLINKLIIRNQRQHSNSPI
- the pbpC gene encoding penicillin-binding protein 1C; its protein translation is MKINLRSLLKTKLNFKTSKVILSLLLICLVVRLLPYFAPIRTADIVQNQLAMQFSDRNGLPLGTLLTRDQEHTAVVPLNQVSPQFIQAILAAEDGSFYQHGALDIKAIFRAIKEAIHAKRIVSGASTITMQLARMLDQVPRNLLGKVQEIWLSWRLTAGMNKDEILAAYINRLPMGGNIYGVEAAARTYFSIPASDLNLAQASLLAAIPNNPTYFNPYEHWERLKQRQQYVLNQMVMDGYVTEAIAERISTEKVVFQSRQKGIIAAPHFLFWLANQITPTKEQSLIRTTINRSLQQFVETQVQQVIASLNTNNVHDAAALVIDNHTGEVLAYVGSPDYFNEAKLGRNDGVQALRQPGSTLKPFVYELALEKGVIRPNTILADVPAHYAIPGAKLYSPTDYTETFLGPVRVRVALANSLNVPAVRVLEKVGVQTFLERLHQLGFTHLNQTPEYYGLGLTLGSGEVSLWELASAYVTMARQGEATPLLTTFSDSSKENCQHPHTPTNADKSICGSWFPNRTTWQLITDMLSDSHARATAFGVDSVLNLPFPAAVKTGTSSNFRDTWTVGFTTDYTVATWVGNFNGEPMRQVSGVTGAAPLWNRIMLHLHEHQEPAAFVPPENLIQLPICASSGLQPTPECTSVVQEYFYPEDKVAYANQHDFNLPSEYNDWLAKQPQSNLVFSNLRIVSPHNGDLFLLYPGEEGQQKLELKLAGTKSGPVEWWLNNEKLATQSANSLFWHLRPGNWTLEARSGQMSDKVNFQVKVATFKPTRRGFSL
- a CDS encoding AGE family epimerase/isomerase gives rise to the protein MEYNFKDLTELYKNALFNDVLPFWEKHSLDWQQGGYFTCLDRQGKVYDTDKFIWLQNRQVWTFSMLCNQLEKRENWLSIARNGANFLAQHGRDSDGNWYFALTREGRPLVQPYNIFSDCFAAMAFSQYALASGEDWAKDVAMQAYNNVLRRQDNPKGKYNKTYPGTRPMKSLAVPMILANLTLEMEWLLSTETLENVLAATVQEVMNDFLDQEQGLMYENVAPDGFHIDCFEGRLINPGHGIEAMWFIMDIAHRKNDTKTINQAVDVVLNILNFAWDNEYGGLYYFMDADGHPPQQLEWDQKLWWVHLESLVALAMAYHLTGREACWEWYQKMHDYAWSHFADSESGEWFGYLNRRGEVLLNLKGGKWKGCFHVPRALYLCWQQFVMLSAKTV